The following are from one region of the Simiduia agarivorans SA1 = DSM 21679 genome:
- a CDS encoding glycosyl hydrolase family 18 protein encodes MFNPLIVKSACALVLASALSACGGGSATANVNTDPDTGETTITVTPGTGANNGGSGSGNTSGTDAGNTDGGDSGSTDSSNSGNTGGVDAGNSGDTGSGNTGGSDTGNTGGTESGNTGGSDAGTIGGGESDGVDSNDSDNNDSSDAGNTDNNDAGSSDGNASDNTDSGDSDSTDSVETTAPDSGYAAWDAGQTYNGGDRVSYAGAVYEAKWWTQGDVPADNTGDGKVWKLIEGEATGAQPTEENDTDAGADESATGNQDQNGEENTVTDSGSRPEGMVVGTYFVEWGVYGRNYHVMDMPAEKLTHVLYGFIPICGPNDSLQQANASGYSALVQQCAGKQDYEVTIHDKYAALEKSYPGDKWDDEIKGNFGQLIKLKQQQPHLKVLPSIGGWTLSDPFFHLATDDNKRAVFVNSVANFLRTYRFFDGVDIDWEFPGGRGANANLGSQADYEAYADLMRDLRAMLDNLETELGKELELSSAIGTSPVMVAAANYGRAHQYMDYIFAMTYDYYGAWSGVLGHQTALNNYSYNTNNGFYAASVLDSLTAQNVPANKIVMGVAAYGRGWKNVSGGQPEWPFSGTGNGAAKGTWEDGVLDYKDIVTNYLGGTTGNGINGFSYFYDSEAEAPYLWNYSTGTLITYDNPRSIKAKAEFVKNRGLAGLFSWEIDADNGDITNAMVEGLSQ; translated from the coding sequence ATGTTCAACCCATTGATTGTGAAATCTGCCTGTGCCCTTGTGCTGGCAAGTGCCCTGTCTGCCTGTGGCGGCGGCAGTGCTACTGCAAACGTCAACACAGATCCGGACACCGGTGAAACCACCATCACCGTAACCCCCGGCACAGGCGCCAACAACGGAGGATCCGGCAGCGGCAATACCAGCGGTACCGATGCAGGTAACACCGACGGCGGCGATTCGGGCAGCACTGACAGCAGCAACTCAGGCAATACGGGCGGTGTCGATGCCGGCAACAGCGGTGACACTGGTTCCGGCAATACGGGTGGCAGTGATACCGGCAACACCGGCGGCACTGAATCCGGCAATACCGGCGGTAGCGATGCTGGCACTATCGGTGGCGGCGAGTCCGATGGCGTTGATAGCAATGATTCAGACAACAACGACAGCAGCGATGCGGGCAACACCGACAACAACGATGCGGGCAGCTCCGACGGCAATGCTTCCGATAACACCGACAGCGGTGATTCAGACAGCACTGACAGTGTGGAAACCACTGCACCGGATAGCGGTTATGCGGCTTGGGATGCAGGCCAGACTTACAATGGCGGCGACCGCGTGAGTTACGCAGGCGCTGTGTACGAGGCCAAGTGGTGGACCCAGGGCGATGTACCCGCCGACAACACCGGCGACGGCAAAGTCTGGAAATTAATTGAAGGCGAGGCCACCGGCGCTCAACCCACAGAGGAAAACGACACCGACGCGGGCGCCGATGAAAGTGCCACCGGCAATCAGGATCAGAACGGCGAGGAAAATACCGTCACCGATAGCGGCAGTCGCCCCGAAGGTATGGTGGTGGGCACCTATTTTGTTGAATGGGGCGTTTATGGTCGCAACTATCACGTGATGGATATGCCGGCCGAAAAACTCACTCACGTGCTGTACGGCTTTATCCCAATTTGCGGCCCGAACGATTCACTGCAACAGGCTAATGCATCAGGCTATTCCGCGCTGGTGCAGCAATGTGCAGGCAAGCAGGACTACGAAGTCACCATTCACGACAAATACGCCGCGCTGGAAAAGTCTTATCCTGGCGATAAGTGGGACGACGAAATCAAGGGCAACTTTGGTCAGCTGATCAAGCTCAAACAGCAGCAACCGCACCTGAAAGTGTTGCCCAGTATCGGCGGCTGGACTTTGTCTGACCCATTCTTCCACCTGGCCACCGATGACAACAAACGCGCGGTATTTGTGAATTCTGTTGCGAACTTCCTGCGCACCTATCGCTTCTTCGACGGTGTGGATATCGATTGGGAATTTCCCGGCGGTCGCGGTGCCAATGCGAACCTGGGTTCTCAAGCGGATTATGAAGCCTATGCCGACCTGATGCGCGATCTGCGCGCCATGCTCGACAATCTGGAAACTGAGCTGGGCAAAGAACTGGAACTCAGCTCTGCCATCGGCACCAGCCCGGTGATGGTAGCCGCCGCCAACTACGGCCGCGCACACCAGTACATGGATTACATTTTTGCCATGACCTACGACTACTACGGTGCCTGGAGCGGCGTGCTGGGTCACCAGACCGCGTTGAACAACTACAGCTACAACACCAACAACGGTTTCTATGCGGCGTCTGTACTTGATAGCCTGACCGCTCAAAACGTGCCGGCCAATAAAATCGTCATGGGCGTTGCCGCCTACGGGCGCGGTTGGAAAAACGTGTCGGGCGGTCAGCCGGAATGGCCATTCAGCGGCACCGGCAATGGCGCAGCTAAAGGTACCTGGGAAGACGGCGTGCTGGATTACAAAGACATTGTCACCAACTACCTGGGCGGCACCACCGGCAACGGCATCAATGGTTTCAGCTACTTCTACGACAGCGAAGCAGAAGCACCTTACCTGTGGAACTACAGCACCGGCACCCTGATCACCTACGACAACCCGCGCTCCATCAAAGCCAAAGCCGAGTTTGTGAAAAACCGTGGACTCGCCGGGCTTTTCAGCTGGGAAATCGATGCCGATAACGGCGACATCACCAATGCCATGGTGGAAGGCCTGAGCCAATAA
- a CDS encoding substrate-binding periplasmic protein produces the protein MRVIADDDLTIYGELTPGLAHQNADGAQSGLLIDVMRMLQRRTGHAGQLQMVPWVRGYRSTLQNQAPVALFAAAFNEERRALFYWVGPLVDVQWCFSVLDDSGLTGLSLEQARELPAIGVVKNDAREALLRRLGFTNLLLVESDDENVRMLQRGRTSAWLSSTITDRLHLSKVGLGKESIRHLHCFERQGLFLVFNRVTPEPVYAQWRDALAAARADGEFEQILAAYGQQLPSTKIDKKR, from the coding sequence ATGCGGGTAATCGCGGATGACGACCTGACGATCTATGGCGAGCTGACGCCAGGATTGGCACACCAGAATGCCGACGGTGCGCAGAGCGGTTTATTGATCGATGTGATGCGCATGCTGCAGCGGCGTACCGGTCATGCAGGCCAGCTCCAGATGGTGCCCTGGGTAAGGGGGTATCGCTCCACACTTCAGAACCAAGCACCGGTGGCCTTGTTCGCGGCGGCTTTTAATGAAGAAAGGCGCGCGTTGTTCTACTGGGTCGGGCCGTTGGTGGATGTGCAATGGTGCTTTTCCGTGCTCGACGACAGCGGGTTAACCGGGCTCAGCCTCGAGCAGGCGCGCGAGTTACCCGCCATTGGTGTGGTTAAAAATGACGCGCGCGAGGCTTTGTTACGCCGCTTGGGTTTTACCAATCTGCTGTTGGTTGAATCTGACGACGAGAACGTGAGGATGCTGCAGCGTGGCCGCACCAGCGCCTGGCTCAGCAGCACCATCACTGACCGTTTGCACTTATCGAAAGTGGGCTTGGGCAAGGAATCCATCCGGCATTTGCACTGCTTCGAACGTCAGGGACTGTTTCTGGTTTTCAACCGTGTCACGCCGGAACCGGTTTATGCGCAGTGGCGTGACGCGCTTGCCGCCGCGCGGGCCGATGGTGAGTTTGAGCAGATACTTGCGGCGTATGGTCAACAATTGCCGAGTACCAAAATCGATAAAAAGCGTTGA
- a CDS encoding NUDIX hydrolase, with amino-acid sequence MLKPGLNAFAIVLLLAGLIACGKPPACPDVSLPLPPANAGCLVIQERQVLMVRELTGKISLPGGTSERGESAQCTAWRETFEETGLAVQVGARMQVFDNGFSLFRCTTAPGAYGQSQVPGLAGEIREVLWLNESQLGDYAWRFPSQQAMIRAALQQ; translated from the coding sequence ATGTTGAAGCCAGGACTGAATGCCTTTGCAATTGTACTGTTGCTGGCCGGGTTGATCGCCTGTGGCAAGCCGCCGGCTTGTCCGGATGTGAGCTTACCGCTGCCACCGGCGAATGCAGGTTGCCTGGTGATTCAGGAGCGTCAGGTGCTGATGGTGCGTGAACTTACCGGCAAGATCAGCCTGCCCGGTGGCACCAGCGAGCGGGGCGAATCGGCGCAGTGTACGGCCTGGCGTGAAACCTTCGAAGAGACTGGTCTGGCGGTACAGGTGGGAGCACGGATGCAAGTGTTTGATAACGGCTTTAGTCTGTTCCGCTGTACTACGGCACCCGGGGCCTACGGACAATCACAGGTGCCTGGCCTGGCCGGCGAAATCCGGGAGGTGTTGTGGCTGAACGAATCTCAATTGGGCGACTACGCCTGGCGTTTCCCGTCGCAACAGGCCATGATCCGCGCCGCTTTACAGCAATAG
- a CDS encoding IMPACT family protein, with the protein MTEPTINGAYAVAAGRAEAETEVRKSRFIAWADRAQTREQAMALLADAKARYPDARHHCWAYLLGPGLTPASQAFSDDGEPGGTAGKPMLNVLSHKGIGDIAVVVIRYFGGIKLGAGGLVRAYSQATQAVIDQLETTMITPVSHYTVIADYAAEQWLRHWLGQHQGELVAVEYADQVTYRLALPQQFFADLQAPLAASGWSLLPDESDKKC; encoded by the coding sequence ATGACTGAGCCAACCATCAACGGTGCTTACGCGGTTGCCGCCGGTCGGGCCGAAGCGGAAACCGAGGTCAGGAAAAGCCGCTTCATTGCCTGGGCAGACCGGGCGCAAACCCGTGAGCAGGCCATGGCGTTGCTGGCGGATGCAAAAGCCCGTTATCCGGATGCGCGCCACCATTGCTGGGCCTACCTGCTGGGCCCGGGACTGACGCCTGCATCGCAGGCTTTTTCCGACGACGGCGAGCCCGGTGGGACAGCGGGCAAACCGATGCTTAACGTTTTGAGCCATAAAGGCATTGGCGATATTGCGGTGGTGGTGATCCGGTATTTCGGTGGTATCAAACTCGGCGCGGGCGGGTTGGTGCGGGCTTATTCTCAGGCCACGCAAGCCGTGATTGACCAATTGGAAACCACGATGATCACGCCCGTGAGTCACTATACCGTGATCGCCGATTACGCTGCAGAACAATGGCTTCGGCATTGGCTGGGGCAGCATCAGGGGGAGTTGGTGGCGGTGGAGTACGCCGATCAGGTGACTTACCGGCTGGCCCTGCCGCAGCAATTTTTTGCAGATCTGCAGGCACCATTGGCCGCCTCTGGCTGGTCGTTGTTACCGGATGAATCGGATAAAAAATGTTGA
- a CDS encoding alpha-amylase family protein has product MNKKVLSGWRNALKSTAVAASLCIPSLACADVILHAFNWSYTDVKNKASEISSIGYKAVLVAPPLKSAKNGCEWWQRYQPQDWRVIDHCLGNKESFKAMIDALQAKGVVVYADIVLNHMANERNGATDFPGNSTLVDYANNRTYWNKQKLFGNLDNGLLSPWDFHEAKCISNYNDVWQVQNWRICGAYPDKGLPDLNPNSYVVDQQRAYLQALKNLGVKGFRVDAAKHMTNWHMNQIFTSSIKSGMHVFGEVITGGGTSSSDYQQFLGPYLSGTDHDAYDFPLLNAMRNALQPNGWMSSLDNPVAGGNALPGDRAVTMPITHDIPTNAGFRYLIMNTTDEHLAYAYVLGRKDGAPMVFSDQTGTDGGRWVNDYKQSDIKAMVKFHNRVKGQGQEGIWADQCVLAFRRGKEGVVGINKCGEEKWIKLNTNEKYYWYRNYTDVFSGETFSIDASVKWIRIPPRAARMWTAS; this is encoded by the coding sequence ATGAATAAGAAAGTTCTGTCCGGGTGGCGAAATGCGCTGAAGAGCACAGCGGTCGCTGCCTCCCTTTGTATCCCTTCCCTGGCGTGCGCCGATGTCATTCTGCACGCGTTTAATTGGTCTTATACCGATGTAAAAAATAAGGCCAGTGAAATTTCCAGTATTGGCTACAAGGCCGTATTGGTGGCGCCACCGCTGAAGTCAGCCAAAAACGGTTGCGAATGGTGGCAACGTTATCAGCCGCAGGATTGGCGGGTGATTGATCACTGCCTGGGTAACAAAGAATCCTTCAAGGCCATGATCGATGCGTTGCAGGCGAAGGGTGTGGTGGTCTATGCAGACATCGTACTCAATCACATGGCCAACGAGCGCAATGGTGCCACCGACTTTCCCGGTAACAGCACATTGGTGGACTATGCCAACAACCGCACCTACTGGAATAAACAAAAACTGTTCGGCAATCTCGACAATGGTTTGCTGAGCCCGTGGGATTTTCACGAAGCCAAGTGCATCAGCAACTACAACGATGTGTGGCAGGTGCAGAACTGGCGTATTTGCGGCGCCTACCCCGACAAAGGATTGCCGGACCTTAACCCCAACAGCTACGTGGTGGATCAGCAGCGGGCTTATTTGCAGGCGCTGAAAAATCTGGGGGTAAAAGGTTTCCGGGTGGATGCTGCGAAGCACATGACCAACTGGCACATGAACCAGATTTTTACTTCGTCCATTAAAAGCGGTATGCATGTGTTTGGCGAAGTGATTACCGGCGGTGGCACTTCCAGCAGCGACTACCAGCAATTCCTTGGGCCCTACCTGAGTGGCACGGATCACGACGCCTATGATTTTCCGCTGTTGAATGCCATGCGTAATGCGTTGCAACCCAATGGCTGGATGTCATCGCTGGATAACCCGGTGGCCGGTGGCAATGCGCTGCCGGGTGATCGCGCTGTGACCATGCCGATTACCCATGACATTCCCACTAACGCCGGTTTCCGCTACCTGATCATGAACACCACCGACGAGCACCTGGCTTATGCCTACGTGCTGGGTCGCAAGGATGGCGCGCCGATGGTGTTCAGCGACCAGACCGGCACCGATGGCGGCCGTTGGGTGAATGACTACAAGCAAAGCGACATCAAAGCCATGGTGAAATTCCACAACCGCGTGAAAGGTCAGGGCCAGGAAGGTATCTGGGCCGATCAGTGTGTGTTGGCTTTCCGCCGCGGCAAAGAAGGCGTGGTAGGCATCAACAAATGCGGCGAGGAAAAATGGATCAAGCTCAATACCAATGAAAAATATTATTGGTACCGCAATTACACCGATGTGTTCAGTGGCGAAACCTTTTCCATTGACGCCAGTGTGAAATGGATTCGCATCCCACCGCGTGCCGCCCGTATGTGGACTGCCAGCTAA
- a CDS encoding DUF6942 family protein — MNITPSDYPAPTPAPSGLGAEVPRLRIFIANKPPIEPYASATACAPVVEGELAHLVSQCSNHWRKVFNVLAKLQFALAQRQAGWSQENHSRWQALRDRELLQKPGQLQLWFGAAHPPGAAIDVVCGKQFAGAQALPLQWQCAHFARSPERRLLVSPYPDYRQLTNERIERLADMIVAL, encoded by the coding sequence ATGAACATCACGCCTTCTGATTACCCGGCACCGACACCTGCGCCCTCGGGATTGGGTGCTGAAGTGCCCCGGCTGCGCATTTTTATTGCCAACAAACCACCCATAGAACCTTATGCCAGTGCAACCGCGTGTGCACCGGTGGTTGAAGGCGAATTGGCGCACCTGGTGAGCCAGTGTTCCAATCATTGGCGCAAGGTGTTTAATGTGCTGGCGAAATTGCAATTTGCCCTGGCCCAACGACAAGCGGGGTGGAGCCAGGAAAATCACAGCCGTTGGCAAGCGCTGCGTGATCGTGAGTTGTTGCAGAAGCCCGGGCAGTTGCAGCTTTGGTTTGGTGCTGCGCACCCGCCCGGCGCTGCGATCGATGTGGTTTGCGGGAAACAATTTGCTGGCGCGCAGGCGTTGCCGCTGCAATGGCAGTGCGCGCATTTTGCCCGCTCGCCGGAACGACGCTTACTGGTCAGCCCCTACCCGGATTACCGGCAGCTTACCAATGAGCGGATTGAACGACTCGCCGACATGATTGTTGCGTTATGA